The following proteins come from a genomic window of Dermacentor albipictus isolate Rhodes 1998 colony chromosome 8, USDA_Dalb.pri_finalv2, whole genome shotgun sequence:
- the LOC135918329 gene encoding thioredoxin domain-containing protein 11-like, translating to MEELDENSSGSSSGDSDEPTTNDDANPRVAPREQRSDSETSETLVDEDNLDAHRRRTMTSYARELFFLTLLLLASWAALHETAKKTRPASPPRRFFSKHSPVNDSYRGQLDPERVHKYDVSLVLYYAPWDAASMRARDAFEYLAYRYRDQFAFGAVNCWWPNGRCRKRHSPSLYPIVVAHVRDFGDVVFPMNVTPTMRTLDGFLQHVSTPLVRVTSAVDLAALLRRHTAVVLGIVGDPRGGAYESFYGFALQALTRDPWRDVAFAVAVDGRAALEIGVEHAVTLFTWNASLGYSEKGMDYKTVLDWTFNKARETRTLHWVSPSGLKSRSLSKLVENQSTLVLYAEHGSPEYFQMHQLSQDYKACDLKGRFSGLSCRTNSTVNFVALDGRHSEFAPPGLFSDGIPTAVIYATKDEAQYVIRGPVTAPTLKKLVVDFSDRVLDRHLNSVGPDSITLGSSDGLVAELSSKGFRKLMLDTTRDAVVLFYASWCGFCKAIYHHFFATARFFRGFKGLIFARVDAFKNDLPWEFTVQQYPTIIFFSRKKADSVQYSGYITTTRLVRFVLRHLRHDVARQLVKTLCDSRICLLRSLRKLQAWRLRCSRLNLPPSRLAETHRREKTLRRMLLTRLRRRGRS from the exons ATGGAAGAGCTCGACGAAAACAGCAGCGGTAGCAGCAGTGGTGACAGCGATGAGCCGACGACGAACGACGACGCTAATCCACGTGTCGCTCCGCGGGAGCAGCGCTCCGATTCTGAAACCTCTGAAACACTCGTCGACGAGGATAACCTCGACGCACACCGCAGGAGGACGATGACGTCGTACGCACGAGAGTTGTTCTTCCTCACGCTCCTGCTCCTGGCGAGCTGGGCGGCGTTGCACGAAACGGCCAAGAAGACGCGACCGGCGTCGCCTCCGCGACGCTTCTTTTCAAAACACTCGCCCGTAAATGACTCCTACAG GGGTCAGCTGGACCCGGAGCGGGTGCACAAGTACGACGTGTCCCTCGTCCTATACTACGCGCCGTGGGACGCCGCCAGCATGCGGGCCCGCGACGCCTTCGAGTACCTGGCGTACCGGTACCGGGACCAGTTCGCCTTCGGCGCCGTCAACTGCTGGTGGCCCAACGGCCGCTGCCGCAAGCGCCACTCCCCCTCGCTCTACCCCATCGTCGTGGCGCACGTCCGAGACTTCGGGGACGTCGTCTTCCCCATGAACGTGACGCCCACCATGCGGACGCTCGACGGCTTCCTCCAACACGTCTCGACGCCGCTGGTACGCGTCACGAGTGCCGTCGACCTCGCGGCGCTGCTTCGACGCCACACGGCCGTGGTCCTAGGGATCGTGGGCGACCCCAGGGGCGGCGCGTACGAGAGCTTCTACGGGTTCGCGCTGCAGGCGCTCACCCGAGACCCctggcgggacgtcgcgttcgcCGTGGCCGTGGACGGCCGTGCCGCCCTGGAGATCGGCGTCGAGCACGCTGTGACGCTGTTCACCTGGAACGCGTCGTTG GGTTACAGTGAGAAAGGTATGGACTACAAGACTGTGCTTGATTGGACGTTCAACAAAGCTCGTGAG ACTCGAACACTTCACTGGGTGTCTCCCTCTGGCCTGAAAAGCAGGAGTCTTTCGAAGCTCGTTGAGAACCAGTCAACGCTTGTCCTTTATGCGGAGCATGGCAGCCCAGAATACTTTCAG ATGCATCAGCTGTCCCAGGACTACAAGGCGTGTGACCTGAAAGGTCGCTTCTCAGGCCTCAGCTGCCGGACTAACAGCACTGTCAATTTTGTTGCCCTGGATGGGAGGCACTCGGAATTTGCGCCACCTGGTCTCTTCTCTGATGGCATCCCTACTGCTGTCATATATGCTACGAAG GATGAAGCCCAGTATGTTATTCGTGGACCAGTGACCGCGCCCACGCTAAAGAAGCTCGTTGTTGACTTTTCTGATCGGGTCCTGGACCGCCACCTAAACTCGGTTGGACCAGATTCGATCACACTTGGTAGCAGTGATGGCCTTGTCGCCGAACTCAGCAGCAAGGGCTTCCGGAAGCTCATGTTGGACACTACACGG GATGCAGTCGTACTGTTTTATGCGTCTTGGTGTGGCTTCTGCAAGGCCATCTATCACCACTTCTTTGCCACGGCAAGGTTCTTCAGGGGTTTCAAGGGCCTCATCTTTGCTAG ggtcgaTGCATTCAAGAATGACCTGCCCTGGGAGTTCACTGTACAACAGTATCCCACCATCATTTTCTTTTCACGGAA AAAAGCGGACAGCGTCCAGTATTCAGGCTACATCACCACTACGCGACTTGTACGCTTTGTGTTGCGACACCTTCGCCACGACGTGGCGAGGCAGTTGGTGAAGACGCTGTGTGATTCGCGAATCTGCCTTCTGCGAAGCCTACGCAAGCTGCAGGCATGGCGGCTGCGCTGCTCAAGGCTGAACCTTCCGCCGTCGAGGCTGGCCGAAACGCACCGCAGGGAAAAGACGTTACGCAGGATGTTGCTGACCCGGCTACGAAGGAGAGGGCGCTCATGA